In Treponema sp. J25, the genomic stretch TGGCGGGAATGTTGATAAGCAGTTCGGCCGGTATGGTGGAAATGATAAAGTCGTTCAGACTGACGCTTTTTGCCGCGACCAGCAGGCCTACGGCGGAAAACAGGCAGGAGCACAAGAATATGCCCACAAGAAAGCGGGCGGTCATATTGACCGCATGGCTGAAAAAGCCTATGGAAAATCCGACGATTACGGAAATCACGCCGATGGATAACAGCTTTGACAACATATACTCGTATGTTTTTACAGGTGAAACGGCGATGCTGTCCAGCACCCGCTCGCTTTTTTCAAAAAGCACGATCGCTCCCATAAAGTAAAGCCCCATCGCCGCCGGATCCGTAAAGATCATCAGTATGGCCGCCTTTTCCCTCCAT encodes the following:
- a CDS encoding ABC transporter permease; translation: MRIWSLLRGDIRFQYKYGFYLLYLVFSILYISLIFSFPQAWREKAAILMIFTDPAAMGLYFMGAIVLFEKSERVLDSIAVSPVKTYEYMLSKLLSIGVISVIVGFSIGFFSHAVNMTARFLVGIFLCSCLFSAVGLLVAAKSVSLNDFIISTIPAELLINIPAIAWLFGWRPGWLLLHPGVCLMELCENGKYAFTAFIILVLWTLFFALIANRTVKSMFREIGGIKL